From the Nodularia sphaerocarpa UHCC 0038 genome, the window ATTAAAGCATGGCTTTTGAAAATTTCTAATTTACAACTGGCAATTTCTGCACAGACCTGTGTTACTAAACGTTCTGTGATATATTCCCTAATCACAGGTTGTAGTTTAAAGCCTAATGCACTTTGATTGACAAGTGAACGATCTAGTAAGAATTTCAGAGAATTGATGGGATTTTTGCCGACTCCTGATTGTTCTATGTCCTGTTGTAATTCTCCGAGGGTTACGCAGTCACGATTAATTGCTAACCAATATATGACTTGCTTTTCTATATCTGATAGTCGTTGAAAGTGCCAATCTAAAATATTGTTAATACTATCTAACTCAGTTGTTTTAGATTGCAAAAACATGGATATTTTGCTACTATAAATATCATGGATTATGGGAATAATCAGCTTGAGCATGGAAGGGTGTCCTTCGTAGCGTTGCACTAATTGTCTAAATTCTTTTTCTGCACCAATTAGCAGTTGATTTTTGATGATATTTTTACTGTCTTCTAATTCTAAGCCTTTGAGCCTCAATAATTGTACTGGTGAATTTTCCCCTAGTTCTAGAGAAATGTCTTGGGGAATTTCTCGACTGGTGAGCAATAAACAACTTTGATGTTGGGTTGTGATGATACTACGGAAAAGTTGGCGAAATCCTTGATATTCTTCTCTATATTTTCCTGTGCGATCGCCTGATTGTAAGATAGTCTCTAAGTTATCCAAAATAATTAAACAGCGATATTCTTTTAAATATTCAATTAGCAGGGATATCAAGCCACTTAAATCTGTTGGTAATTCTTGTATCTGGCGTTGAGATAAGAACTGAATTATATCTGTGAGGATGGTTTTTAGAGAGGGTGAATTTTCGAGTGATCGCGCTATAGAAAAATGGAATTTATCCTTAATAAGTTTGGCGAACTCCACCGCCAAAGAAGTTTTCCCAACTCCATAAATACCTGTGATTATTAATGCTTGGCAATGATTCTCTAAAATCGTTGTTTGCAGAATTTTAATTTCTACATCTCGCCCATAGAAATTTGTGGATACTGGAATATCTGCCAAATCTTGCTGAGAATGCTCAATTACTATGTCTTTTATAGTTTCTTTGTCGTCATTGATATCGGCTAATAATTCAGGTTTATACTTTTTAAATAATTTTCTTAGCTTATCCTTCGGGGAATCATAGGTATTGATTTTGTGAATGTTAAATTTCTTATACAAAGATGATATGTGTTTTCTAAAAGTATCATAAGTAATTCCTAAATTAGCAATAATTTCTTTATATCTTGTGTCGGGATTTTTCAAAACAGCTTCTAAAACTTGTTTTTGCCCATCTGTTAGTTTCACAAAAGCCCGCTCAAAATCATTTTTATCCATATTTAAAAATCCTTTATTCACAAAATCTACAAAATATTCACAAAAATCATTCACAAAAATATTTTTATTCACATCGATATATTTTTTATAATCAGTATGCTATAAAAATTACATTCAATGTTGAGGAAAATTTATACACGATAGAGAATCATCAATAACCTTCTCTAGCTTTTTGGTGTGTCATGTAAATTTTACGTGAGCATTACCGGGAACATCAAACGAGCAAATGAGCATTAAAACAAATCATACAAAGATGGTGAAAATAATACAACACATCCTCTAAACTGCATTGGATTGTCATGCATAGTCATAAGTAAGGATTTTAGCGATCGCTCTTTTCGACAAAATTATCAAAGCTCTTATTTTGGCTAAAGCATTGAGAAGTTGAAGGACAGAGTTATCGGTTTAGTAAGTAACTTAGCAATAGAAAGGTGAACTACCATGTTAGATTGTATTATTATTGGAGCCGGACCCGGAGGTTTGGCTTGTACGAAAGAATTACTCGAACAAGGTGTCCGCGAGGTTGTGTGTTTAGAAAAAGCCTCTGATGTAGGGGGCGTTTTTGCCAATACTTACGATAATTTAGTATTGACTTCCTCTGCCACTATAAGTATGTTTTCGGATTTTTGGATTGGCGATGGAAACCAGCACAAATTCTGGACTAAGCAGGAAGCAGTTGATTATTGGAAGAGATACGCCCAACATTTTGGTGTCCTCGATTACATCCGTTTCAACTCCAAAGTAGTGAACGTGGTTCGACAAGGTAGGGAAGGCTGGCAGGTTCAGCTATCATCTGGAGAAACTTTGCTCTCAAAACGGATCGTATTGGCAATCGGGAACAATGCTATCCCTAAATATCCAGATTGGAAGGACTTATTAACTGACATTGATTACTCCCATTCACAGGAGTATCGTAATGCTAACAGGTTTGTAGGTAAAAACGTTGTGACAGTTGGGGGAGGTGAATCTGGCTCGGACGTAGCATTAGAAACATCCCGCGTAGCGAACAAGTCCTGGGTAAGTCTGCGTAACACAACAGGATGGGTGGCACCCCGGAAGAGAGACATATACGCTGCTGATATTTCTACCCATCGGGGCGTGTGGGGTCTTCCTCGTGAATATGGAGCAACTTTAAGCGAAGCTATCTATCAAGCCGAGTGGAGCTACAAAGACCCAGTTCATGATGCAGCAGTGGAACTCAACAAGAAGATTAAAGCCAGCAAGGGAGTCTGGGGAATTTACGGAACCAAAACCTTTTCATTACCCGAGGCGATCGCCCATCACAATTGTAAAGTTGTTGGTGAAATAGTGAAAGTAGAAGATGGCGGAAGAACATTACTCACCGCAGACGGAGAAACCCTGCAAAATGTCGATGCCGTTGTATTTTCTACTGGGTACAAAAATTATGTGCCTTTTCTACCGGAAGATATTAGGCAAACTGACCCCCGCACCCTCTATAAACATATGTTTCATCCCACATATCAAGACAAGATAGCTTGGATTGGGTGGGCCCGCCCTGGCTTCGGCAGCCAATTTCCCATTATGGAGATGCAGGCGAGATTTTTTGCCCTGATTTGCAAAGGAGAACAAACCCTCCCTGTTCCTGCTGAAATGGAACGGATTGCATCCCTGGATCGCGCAGCTAATTTAGGTCAGTTCGAGCATAATGCTCATCGAATCCGAAGCTTGGTTGATTATCATCGTTACATGGATGATATGGCTAGTTTGATTGGATGTGAGCCTCCTCTGTGGCAATACTTTTTTGTCCACTTCCGCATTTGGCTTCGGATGGTATATGGTGCCACCCAGTCTACTCAGTTTCGCTTGCGAGGTCCTGGGCAGAAGAAGTCCTTAGCTCACGAGATATTGATGAAACTACCTGTGAGTAAACTAACTCACATCGTCAAAGCAGGTCTGAAAGGACGTGTGATTTATGCTTTCAAATCTTTAATCCCTAAATCCAGATTTACGGCTTTTAAAGATTACCGAAATTCCTCATCTTCTATCGCAGTTTCTAGAGCCTCCTCTGTTTGATCTGACCCACATTATATCTAGCAAATCCTCATAAATCTCTTGCATAAATTCAACCTGAAAAAGGTATCTCAAGAGAACTTGAGTTTTTAAGCACAACTAGAATTATTCGTAATTCCAGAAGATAAACAGCTTTGTCTTTAGACCTTGCTTTTAGGATTGAGGATTTGATTGAAATTGTCAGTAATTATGAACTTACTTGTGGCATTTATAAAGTGTAGAACTAGAACTTACGCAATAACTCTCACTTCGGCAACCTCCATTCGGCAAGCTCAGGGCATCGCAGTGACCACTGCAACCCTCTTTCCTTAGTGTCCTTCGCGTTCTTCTCCCTTGGCGCTAGCCTCTCCCTTTGGGAGAAGGGGAGACGCTACGCGAACGTGGTTCGTTTTTTCATAATTTTGCGTAAGTCCTGAAGTGTTCAATCTTAGCCAAGATAACAGTAATTTATCAGGGGGGTGAAAACTTTATCTCAACCCCTCAGATAGACACTATTTCTGTTATTAATGCTTGTCCTCAATGTATCTCAAAAATAGCTATGGTTTTGCAAAATTTAGCCTCCATACAGTTGAATGATAGCCCTCCAGGACCTCCTGCACTGCCCTTTGTCAGTATGTTGCCCTTCTTCAGTAAATACTTGCATATAGAATTGCATCAACTCGGCAAAAAATACGGTAATATCTTTCAGCTTCGCGTAGGAGATAAAAAGTTAGTTGTACTAAATAACCTTGAGACTGTCAAAGAAGCTTTATTAAAGCAGCAAGATAGCTTTAATGCTAGGGCTGATTTTGATGTCTTTCAGCAACCACCTCAACGTTACTTCCTCGAACTGAAAAGTGGTAAGACATGGGAAAAACACCATAGTATTGTAGGTCAAACTATGCATAGGTTTTTGGTGAGCAAATCAGATACTATTGAAAGCTTGGCTCTTGAACAAGCAGAAGACTTAGCAAATATGCTCTTACAATTTGGCAGCCAACCTGTTGACCCAGATTTATATGTACCTTTAGCCACCTCCAACTTTATCCAAAGACTTATCTTTGATAAAAAAAGTAGTCTTGAAGATACAAAAAAAGATACCGCATTTACAGAATATGCTTATAGTTTAAGGTATATTCCCTGTGTTGTAGAGGGTGTTAAATTAGAGTTTGTACCAGGATTTTGGCAACTGATATTCAAATTATCACGGTGGAAAATAGTACCGAAGTTTCTCAAGGCTTTAGCTGCATTAGAACACCATGTTGCAAAAAACGTAGAACAGCATCGAGAGTCTTTTGATCCAGACAATTTGCGGGATATTACAGATGGACTTCTACAAGCTAGTAGCGAACTAACTGATTCAGATAGAAACGAGCTGGGATTAAGTGAAAATGACATTGTTAATGGAACATTGATGCAGTTTGCCGGAGCTGGTGGCGGACTTCCCTGTTTTACATTGCGCTGGGGTTTGCTATACATGATCACTCACCCAGATATTCAGACTCAAATCCAAAAAGAACTGGATGAAGTCGTTGGTAGAACACAACAACCACGCTTAGAACATCGTAGTAAATTACCACTCATGGGAGCTTTTATTAACGAAATCTTGCGTCATTCTTCTCTGACTACTATGCCCCCCATCAATTACGCCACTGCTGCTGATACCACTTTGGAAGGTTACTTTATTCCCAAAAATACTCCTTTAGTTATCAATTACTATGCTCTCACCCGTGATGAGCGTTATTGGGAAGAGCCTGAAAAATTTAACCCCTATCGGTTTTTAGATGAAAACGGCAAGCTGAGAAACGATCTTACTGATAAGTTTTATCCATTTGGCATGGGATCGCGTCGCTGCATAGGAGAGTATTTAGGACGTTTGATGATATTTCTATTCTTGACTAACCTCATGCATAAATGCAAGTTTGAAAAAGTTTCTGGAGAGAAATTAAGTTTTGCATCTCAACTAGGAGGAGTTTTCGCCGTTCCACAGGACTTTAAAGTTGTAGTAACACCACGCTTTTAGATTCTAAAATTTGAATTTTGAGTAGTGTAATCGTTTTTTTGAAATATAGAACTGCTGCATTTGATCAGAGGTAATTTATCAGGGATTGAGACTAAGTTTTCACTTCCTCAGACGAAAAACCTTTTGGTTTGTAATATTTGTCCTCAATTTATCTGGAGAATAACTATGGTTTTGCAACAATCAGCCTCTTCACCATTAAACAGAATTTCCCCTCCGGGACCGTCTGCACTTCCATTTGTCAGTACCTTGCCATTCCTCAGTAATTACTTACATATAGAATTGAATAAACTAGCCAAAACCTATGGCAATATTTATCAGCTTCGCGCGGGGCGGAGAAACTTTGTTGTACTTAATGATCTTGAAACTATCAAACAAGCGTTAGTTAAGCAGAAGGATAGCTTTAACGGTAGAGCCGATTTTGAGATTTATCGGCTACCACCTCAACGGTACTTCATGGAGCAGAAGAGTGGCGAACCCTGGAAAAGACACCACAGCATTTTCGGCCAAGTCATGCATACCTTGATAGTAGACAAGGCAGATATGATTGAAAATTGGGTTCTAGAAGAAGCCGCAGACTTAGCAGATGTCTTTATAAAGACAGATGGTCAACCTTTTGACACTGATGTATATATGCTTAGAGCCACCTTAAGTTTTATCCAAAGGCTCGTCTTTGGTAAAAGAGGTAGTATTAATGATCCTCAAGAAGATCCTGATTTTGTGGGAACTGCTTATAGTGTCAAAAAGCTTAACAAAGGCGCTAAATGTCTGACAAAGGTGCAAATTTCACCGCTTCTTTGGCAGCCAATAGTATTTCTTTCTTGCTTAAAGCCATTACTAGGTTTTCTTTTATCAGCGCCCCTATTGGAACGCTATCTTGGCAAAAATATAGAACAGCATAAAAATTCCTTCGATCCAGACAATCTGCGGGATGTTACAGATGGACTTTTGAAAGCTAGTAGTGAACTCACTGAGTCAGATCTAAACGAACTTGGCTTAAGCGAAAAAGATATTGTTAAGGGATCATTGATGCAATTCATTGGGGCAGGTACGGCACTTCCCAATGTTATGGTACGCTGGGCTTTGCTTTACATGATTGCCTACCCAGAGTTCCAGGCTGAAATTCATAAAGAACTGGATGAAGTAGTTGGCAGGGAGCAACAACCAAGTTTAGAACACCGTAGCAAATTACCATTTACAGCTGCTTTTCTGAATGAGGTCTTCCGCCACAGTTCTGCTACTAGTTTACCTGCCTTTGTTTATGCTACTACCACTGATACCAATTTAGAGGGTTACTTTATTCCTAACAATACTCCTTGTCTTGTAAATTACTATGCTTTGACCCGTGATGAGCGCTATTGGGAAGACCCCGAACAATTTAATCCATACCGATTCTTGGATGAAAACGGCAAACTTAGAAACGATCTAACTGATAAGTTCTATCCATTTGGAATGGGATCGCGTCGCTGCATAGGAGAGTATTTAGGACGTATGATGATATTTCTATTTTTCACTAACCTCATGCAAAAATGCCAGTTTGAAAAAGTTTCTGGACAAAAATTGAGTCTTGAGCCTCAGCCAACAATGTTACTCATTCCACCGGACTATAAAATTGTAGCAAAACCTCGCTTTTAGGCTTTAGAGTCTCAATTGCGAGTCGGTAGCGATATCCGCCTTGTACCATTTCTGTATAAAGTTGCGCCGAATTTCTTTGTGTACTTTGCGTGCTTCTCCCAAAGGGAGAGGCTACCGCCAATGCGGTTATCTCTACATTCTGTACATATTCACATCTTTTACTATCAGGGCTTAAAAAATGGCAAACTTAGATTCAATACTCTTCGTACTTGTAACAGGTTGCCTGAGTATGGCGAGCGGGATTTTTTTTGTTCTTTACTGTCTCGAAGGACCTATATATAGTCCTGTTTTGCAGAAAAATCCCTATGATCTTGATTCAGACGCACAAATGCGCCGCGTGTTACTAATACTGCAACAGTTCCTCACATTTGGTTTACCTATTGTCATGGTAACTCTAATCATCTCTGCTACGGTTGGCTCTGCATTTCGCGTGGCACTCTACGGTTTTGTTCCCTTGCCAGTATTGGTTAGTCTCAGCATCACGTTTGCTATTATCTACAGTGGATTGTTTGTACCGTCAGCAATCAAGATATTTAACAGTGCAAGTCCTGAAGCCTCAGCCGATAAGATCCAAGCAGCACTTGCTCCCATTGTGCGTCTCCATCGCAACGTTGGGATTATCGTTGCATTTACCCTAATTATGCAGATGGCAAGCGTGGTTTTCTACTAGGCATTTCGGTCAATAATAACCTGAACAGTATTTATATGTAACACGGAGAAACACAGGTTATTTACGTTGAGTAGCGCTGACTTACTTACTATTAGCAGCCTGGTGATAAATCCAGGCACACTCCTTAATTTTATAGTTGGTTGGAATAGTCAAAAACCTGTACACAAAAAGACCGAATTACAACAGGAGATTTCCAAATGTCTATCAATTATATTGACGCAAATCTGACATCAAGAGGAAAAATTGTAAAAGGTGAAATACAAACAGTATTTGACAATGAAGCATCTAAATTAAGTGCTTTTCAGAAGATATTACTGACAGCTAATGGCACGGTTACTTCTATGTTAGAAGCTTACTCTTCTGAGTCGATTCAAGTAGTTAAACTTTCGGAACAATTAGATAATATAGCCCTGGAATTGCCAAACATTAAATTGAATCAACAAGAGCAAGTTATGGCTAGAAAAGTTCTGCTTCAGGGAAAGATTAGCTGTCGTAATTTTATCTACGCCGATTCGTTGATCCTGATTAACAATTTGGGAGAAAAATTTAGGAATGAATTGTTTAATACCAATAAACCAATCGGACAGATATGGTCTGAGCAAAAAGTTGAAACTTTTAAAGAAATCATAAATCATGGCAAAGAGTCGGCTAATGAATTAGCGATTTATTTCAATATTAAACCCGAAGAAAATGTTTTTTTTCGCACCTATTCTGTATCCTCTCAAGGAAAAATTACTATGATTATTACTGAAAAGTTTCCTGAGAGCTATTTTCACCAAAAGTCTAATTAGCATGGTAGGGAAAAGCACAAGATGTATCTAGATAAGTATTCAATTATTCTTCTTGACAGGATTTAAATATGAGCAAAACAAACGATCCCAATCAAAAAACAGATTTCTCAAATGCTATTGGTGATTTAGATATTGAAATCGAATCAGAAACTTTAAAATCTGCTACTGATTCAGCTATTTTACAACCTTTGGAAATAAAAATTGA encodes:
- a CDS encoding flavin-containing monooxygenase; protein product: MLDCIIIGAGPGGLACTKELLEQGVREVVCLEKASDVGGVFANTYDNLVLTSSATISMFSDFWIGDGNQHKFWTKQEAVDYWKRYAQHFGVLDYIRFNSKVVNVVRQGREGWQVQLSSGETLLSKRIVLAIGNNAIPKYPDWKDLLTDIDYSHSQEYRNANRFVGKNVVTVGGGESGSDVALETSRVANKSWVSLRNTTGWVAPRKRDIYAADISTHRGVWGLPREYGATLSEAIYQAEWSYKDPVHDAAVELNKKIKASKGVWGIYGTKTFSLPEAIAHHNCKVVGEIVKVEDGGRTLLTADGETLQNVDAVVFSTGYKNYVPFLPEDIRQTDPRTLYKHMFHPTYQDKIAWIGWARPGFGSQFPIMEMQARFFALICKGEQTLPVPAEMERIASLDRAANLGQFEHNAHRIRSLVDYHRYMDDMASLIGCEPPLWQYFFVHFRIWLRMVYGATQSTQFRLRGPGQKKSLAHEILMKLPVSKLTHIVKAGLKGRVIYAFKSLIPKSRFTAFKDYRNSSSSIAVSRASSV
- a CDS encoding cytochrome P450, translated to MVLQNLASIQLNDSPPGPPALPFVSMLPFFSKYLHIELHQLGKKYGNIFQLRVGDKKLVVLNNLETVKEALLKQQDSFNARADFDVFQQPPQRYFLELKSGKTWEKHHSIVGQTMHRFLVSKSDTIESLALEQAEDLANMLLQFGSQPVDPDLYVPLATSNFIQRLIFDKKSSLEDTKKDTAFTEYAYSLRYIPCVVEGVKLEFVPGFWQLIFKLSRWKIVPKFLKALAALEHHVAKNVEQHRESFDPDNLRDITDGLLQASSELTDSDRNELGLSENDIVNGTLMQFAGAGGGLPCFTLRWGLLYMITHPDIQTQIQKELDEVVGRTQQPRLEHRSKLPLMGAFINEILRHSSLTTMPPINYATAADTTLEGYFIPKNTPLVINYYALTRDERYWEEPEKFNPYRFLDENGKLRNDLTDKFYPFGMGSRRCIGEYLGRLMIFLFLTNLMHKCKFEKVSGEKLSFASQLGGVFAVPQDFKVVVTPRF
- a CDS encoding cytochrome P450 codes for the protein MVLQQSASSPLNRISPPGPSALPFVSTLPFLSNYLHIELNKLAKTYGNIYQLRAGRRNFVVLNDLETIKQALVKQKDSFNGRADFEIYRLPPQRYFMEQKSGEPWKRHHSIFGQVMHTLIVDKADMIENWVLEEAADLADVFIKTDGQPFDTDVYMLRATLSFIQRLVFGKRGSINDPQEDPDFVGTAYSVKKLNKGAKCLTKVQISPLLWQPIVFLSCLKPLLGFLLSAPLLERYLGKNIEQHKNSFDPDNLRDVTDGLLKASSELTESDLNELGLSEKDIVKGSLMQFIGAGTALPNVMVRWALLYMIAYPEFQAEIHKELDEVVGREQQPSLEHRSKLPFTAAFLNEVFRHSSATSLPAFVYATTTDTNLEGYFIPNNTPCLVNYYALTRDERYWEDPEQFNPYRFLDENGKLRNDLTDKFYPFGMGSRRCIGEYLGRMMIFLFFTNLMQKCQFEKVSGQKLSLEPQPTMLLIPPDYKIVAKPRF
- a CDS encoding chorismate--pyruvate lyase family protein; this encodes MSINYIDANLTSRGKIVKGEIQTVFDNEASKLSAFQKILLTANGTVTSMLEAYSSESIQVVKLSEQLDNIALELPNIKLNQQEQVMARKVLLQGKISCRNFIYADSLILINNLGEKFRNELFNTNKPIGQIWSEQKVETFKEIINHGKESANELAIYFNIKPEENVFFRTYSVSSQGKITMIITEKFPESYFHQKSN